In Neomonachus schauinslandi chromosome 6, ASM220157v2, whole genome shotgun sequence, a genomic segment contains:
- the PTGS2 gene encoding prostaglandin G/H synthase 2 codes for MLARALLLCAALALCRAANPCCSNPCQNQGVCMSIGFDQYRCDCTRTGFYGENCSTPEFLTRIKLFLKPTPNTVHYILTHFKGVWNIVNNIPFLRNVIMKYVLTSRSHLIESPPTYNVDYGYKSWEAFSNLSYYTRALPPVADDCPTPMGVKGKKELPDSKEIVEKFLLRRKFIPDPQGTNMMFAFFAQHFTHQFFKTDHKRGPAFTKGLGHGVDLSHIYGETLDRQHKLRLFKDGKMKYQVIDGEVYPPTVKDTQVEMIYPPHIPEHLRFAVGQEVFGLVPGLMMYATIWLREHNRVCDVLKQEHPEWDDERLFQTSRLILIGETIKIVIEDYVQHLSGYYFKLKFDPELLFNQQFQYQNRIAAEFNTLYHWHPLLPDTLQIDDQEYNFQQFIYNNSILLEHGLTQFVESFSRQIAGRVAGGRNVPAAVQQVAKASIDQSRQMKYQSLNEYRKRFRLKPYASFEELTGEKEMAAGLEALYGDIDAMELYPALLLEKPRPDAIFGETMVEMGAPFSLKGLMGNPICSPDYWKPSTFGGEVGFKIINTASIQSLICNNVKGCPFTAFSVQDPQLTKTVTINASSSHSGLDDINPTVLLKERSTEL; via the exons ATGCTTGCCCGCGCCCTGCTGCTCTGCGCCGCCCTGGCGCTCTGCCGTGCAG CAAATCCTTGCTGTTCCAACCCATGTCAAAACCAAGGTGTATGTATGAGCATAGGATTTGACCAGTATAGGTGTGACTGCACTCGAACAGGATTCTATGGCGAAAACTGTTCAACAC ctGAATTTCTGACAAGAATAAAATTATTCCTGAAACCCACTCCAAATACAGTGCACTACATACTTACCCACTTCAAGGGAGTCTGGAACATTGTCAATAACATTCCCTTCCTGCGAAATGTAATTATGAAATACGTGTTGACAT cCAGGTCACATTTGATTGAGAGTCCACCAACTTACAATGTGGACTATGGCTATAAAAGCTGGGAAGCCTTTTCTAATCTCTCCTATTATACCAGAGCTCTTCCCCCTGTGGCTGATGACTGTCCAACACCCATGGGTGTGAAAG GCAAGAAAGAGCTTCCCGATTCAAAAGAGATTGTGGAAAAATTTCTTCTAAGAAGAAAGTTCATTCCTGATCCCCAGGGCACAAATATGATGTTTGCATTCTTTGCCCAGCACTTCACCCATCAGTTTTTCAAGACAGATCATAAGCGAGGGCCAGCTTTCACCAAAGGACTGGGCCATGGG GTGGACTTAAGCCATATTTATGGGGAAACTTTGGATAGACAACATAAACTGCGCCTGTTCAAggatggaaaaatgaaatatcaG GTAATTGATGGAGAGGTGTATCCTCCCACAGTCAAAGATACTCAGGTGGAGATGATCTACCCACCCCATATTCCTGAACACCTACGGTTTGCTGTGGGCCAGGAAGTCTTCGGGCTGGTGCCTGGTCTGATGATGTACGCCACAATTTGGCTACGGGAACACAACAGAGTCTGTGATGTGCTTAAACAGGAGCATCCAGAGTGGGATGATGAGCGGCTATTCCAGACGAGCAGACTCATACTGATAG GAGAAACCATTAAGATTGTGATTGAAGACTACGTACAGCACTTGAGCGGCTATTACTTCAAGCTGAAATTTGACCCAGAGCTGCTTTTCAACCAACAGTTCCAGTACCAAAACCGTATTGCTGCTGAGTTTAACACACTCTACCACTGGCATCCCCTTCTGCCTGACACCTTGCAAATAGATGACCAGGAGTACAATTTCCAGCAGTTTATCTACAACAACTCTATATTGCTGGAACATGGGCTTACCCAGTTTGTGGAATCATTCAGCAGGCAGATTGCCGGCAGG GTTGCTGGTGGTAGGAATGTTCCAGCTGCAGTACAACAAGTAGCAAAGGCCTCAATCGACCAGAGCAGGCAGATGAAATACCAGTCTCTTAATGAGTATCGCAAACGCTTTCGGCTGAAGCCCTATGCCTCATTCGAAGAACTTACAG gagagaaggaaatggcTGCGGGGTTAGAGGCCCTTTATGGTGATATTGATGCCATGGAACTGTATCCCGCCCTCCTGCTAGAAAAGCCTCGTCCAGATGCCATCTTTGGTGAGACCATGGTAGAAATGGGAGCGCCATTCTCCTTGAAAGGACTTATGGGTAATCCCATCTGTTCACCTGACTACTGGAAGCCTAGCACTTTTGGTGGAGAAGTAGGCTTTAAAATCATCAACACTGCCTCAATTCAGTCTCTCATCTGCAATAACGTGAAGGGCTGTCCTTTTACTGCGTTCAGTGTTCAAGACCCACAGCTCACCAAAACAGTCACCATTAATGCAAGCTCTTCACACTCCGGACTAGATGATATCAATCCCACAGTCCTACTAAAAGAACGGTCCACTGAACTGTAG